One stretch of Arachis duranensis cultivar V14167 chromosome 1, aradu.V14167.gnm2.J7QH, whole genome shotgun sequence DNA includes these proteins:
- the LOC107481096 gene encoding heat shock 70 kDa protein 16 codes for MSAVGFDIGNENCVIAVVKQRGIDVLLNDESKRETPSVVCFGEKQRFLGSAAAASAMMHLKSTVSQVKRLIGRKFVDDDVERELKMLPIATSQGPDGGILIHLEYLNRTHMFTPVQIMSMLLAHLKTMTEKDLGLPVSDCVIGIPSYFNDLQRRAYLDAAKIAGLKPLRLIHDCTATALSYGIYKTDIQSTGSINVAFIDIGHCDTQVSIAAFEFGQMKILSHASDRSLGGRDFDEVLFNHFAAQFKEKYNIDVYSNSKASIRLRAACEKLKKVLSANLEAPLNIECLMDEKDVKGFITREEFEKLASELLERVSVPCKRALVDANLTAEKISSVELVGSGSRIPAIAKILTCLFKKEPSRKLNASECVARGCALQCAMLHPNYRVREYEVRDSFPFSVGLSSDEGPISAGSNNVLFPKGHPIPSVKVLTLHRTNLFNLEAFYANQNELPPGASPKLGCFTIGPFQGSNGSKTKVKVRVQLDLHGIVSIESATLIRDQVGDSVATGDYHSNSDPMDVDIPDTVANGDDDTSADGARKDKANRRLNVPVSENIDGAMSKAEISEAYEKELQLAQQDRTVELTKEKKNTLESYVYDMRNKLFNTYRSFATDQERDDISKRLQETEEWLYEDGYDETELAYTTKLEDLKKLVDPIENRYKDEEGRDQARRDLLKCILELRGTADSLPPQDKELVLNECNKAEQWLSEKMQQQESWPKNIDPIFWSSDIQGKAEDLKITCQRKLDSRTSPMEEDVGEDKPDASNQP; via the exons ATGAGTGCTGTGGGTTTTGACATTGGTAATGAGAACTGTGTCATTGCTGTGGTAAAGCAAAGGGGGATCGATGTTTTGCTGAATGACGAGTCCAAGCGCGAAACCCCTTCTGTGGTCTGCTTTGGAGAGAAGCAACGGTTTTTGGGCTCTGCTGCCGCTGCTTCTGCTATGATGCACCTAAAGTCAACGGTGTCGCAAGTGAAGAGACTGATTGGGAGGAAATTTGtcgatgatgatgttgaaagGGAGCTGAAAATGCTTCCCATTGCCACTTCTCAAGGCCCGGATGGCGGCATTTTGATTCACTTGGAATACTTGAACAGGACTCATATGTTCACACCAGTGCAGATAATGTCCATGCTCTTGGCTCACTTGAAGACGATGACAGAGAAAGATCTGGGTTTGCCTGTTTCGGATTGCGTTATTGGGATCCCATCATACTTTAATGACTTACAGAGAAGGGCATATCTGGATGCAGCAAAAATTGCTGGGTTGAAGCCTTTGAGATTGATCCATGATTGTACTGCAACTGCTCTTAGCTATGGAATTTATAAAACAGATATTCAAAGTACAGGTTCAATTAATGTTGCATTTATTGACATTGGTCACTGTGATACTCAGGTCTCAATTGCAGCATTTGAGTTTGGGCAAATGAAGATACTTTCGCATGCATCTGACAGGAGCTTAGGAGGGAGGGATTTTGATGAAGTTCTATTTAATCATTTTGCAGCACAATTTAAGGAGAAGTACAACATTGACGTGTATTCTAATTCTAAAGCAAGCATTAGGTTACGCGCAGCATGCGAGAAGTTGAAGAAAGTTTTGAGTGCAAATCTAGAGGCACCtctaaatattgaatgcttgatGGATGAGAAAGATGTTAAGGGCTTTATCACGAGGGAAGAATTTGAGAAGCTGGCATCGGAATTATTGGAAAGAGTTTCTGTTCCTTGCAAAAGAGCATTAGTTGATGCAAACTTGACTGCAGAAAAAATTTCTTCTGTGGAACTTGTTGGCTCGGGTTCTAGGATTCCAGCTATTGCTAAGATATTAACATGTCTTTTCAAGAAAGAACCCAGCCGAAAGCTGAATGCAAGTGAGTGTGTAGCTCGAGGTTGTGCTTTACAGTGTGCAATGCTCCATCCCAATTACCGCGTGAGAGAATATGAG GTCCGggattcttttcctttttctgttGGACTTTCATCAGATGAAGGTCCAATTAGTGCAGGATCAAATAATGTACTATTCCCCAAAGGCCATCCCATTCCGAGTGTTAAAGTCCTCACATTGCATCGGACCAATTTGTTCAATTTGGAAGCCTTCTATGCTAATCAAAATGAACTACCACCTGGGGCATCTCCTAAACTTGGTTGCTTCACG ATTGGTCCTTTCCAAGGATCCAATGGTAGTAAGACAAAAGTTAAAGTTAGAGTTCAACTAGATTTGCATGGCATTGTCAGTATAGAATCTGCTACA TTGATCAGGGATCAGGTGGGCGATTCAGTTGCAACGGGTGATTATCATTCAAATTCTGATCCAATGGATGTTGATATTCCAGATACAGTTGCCAATGGAGATGATGATACTTCT GCTGATGGTGCAAGGAAAGATAAAGCCAACAGAAGGCTTAATGTGCCAGTAAGTGAGAATATTGATGGTGCAATGTCAAAGGCTGAAATATCGGAAGCTTATGAAAAAGAACTACAGTTGGCCCAACAGGACAGAACTGTAGAGCtaaccaaagaaaagaagaacacCTTGGAGTCTTATGTCTATGATATGAGAAATAAG CTATTCAACACATATCGGAGCTTTGCAACTGATCAAGAGAGGGATGACATATCCAAGAGGCTTCAAGAGACTGAGGAGTGGCTTTATGAGGATGGTTATGATGAAACTGAACTTGCTTACACTACAAAACTAGAAGACCTAAAGAag CTGGTGGATCCAATCGAGAATAGGtataaagatgaagaaggaAGAGATCAAGCCAGAAGAGATTTGTTAAAATGCATTTTAGAGCTTCGCGGGACTGCAGATTCCCTTCCACCCCAAGACAAAGAACTG GTATTGAATGAGTGTAATAAAGCAGAGCAGTGGCTAAGTGAGAAGATGCAGCAACAAGAATCTTGGCCCAAGAACATTGACCCAATATTTTGGTCAAGTGATATTCAGGGCAAGGCAGAGGATTTAAAAAT AACATGTCAACGGAAATTGGATTCCAGGACGTCTCCAATGGAAGAAGACGTTGGCGAAGACAAGCCGGATGCTTCAAATCAGCCATGA